The Girardinichthys multiradiatus isolate DD_20200921_A chromosome 24, DD_fGirMul_XY1, whole genome shotgun sequence genome has a window encoding:
- the LOC124861783 gene encoding uncharacterized protein LOC124861783 isoform X1 has translation MEERLSEVLTRSANYIPPGRQLPRTPPMTSVKRHLNFGSADESVLPNSNAEADKDALVLGSRSCTIENPYSMLKGMKGYCPTPDDLNFLKKKTVDELVKKLQGELAETQALLKKEVNALELALASREMMLASFNKFPSCDKLSNWAQLVIGKASPLDLTDLDTKSLLAMVTIEKIQRFNDQKKAAMAQMEATAAEKYKKEAEDRGQLKIQVANEELKIQELIRQLTDLKSELFQQETNTGNEPMEDSEKLQATKGNRRHQQDQKKDVKLGETHEIECKSRQKHTNKEMSVKHGRAVTEMSKQKSGALMGESPKQEKVTRGRRQKIEPLETQQAMPELRRSKRIANRN, from the exons ATGGAAGAGAGGCTTTCTGAAGTTCTGACACGCAGTGCAAATTACATCCCACCAGGTCGTCAACTTCCCCGTACTCCTCCTATGACAAGTGTAAAGCGACACTTGAATTTTGGCAGTGCAGATGAATCTGTGTTGCCAAACAGCAATGCAGAG GCAGATAAAGATGCTTTGGTGCTTGGTTCCAGAAGTTGTACAATTG AGAACCCTTACTCTATGCTGAAGGGCATGAAGGGGTATTGTCCCACTCCTGATGACTTAAATTTCCTCAAGAAGAAGACAGTAGATGAACTCGTGAAAAAGCTTCAG GGTGAACTGGCAGAGACTCAGGCCCTGCTGAAAAAAGAAGTGAATGCCTTGGAGCTTGCACTCGCATCCAGGGAGATGATGCTGGCCAGTTTCAACAAG TTCCCCTCGTGTGACAAGTTATCCAACTGGGCGCAACTTGTCATTGGAAAGGCCTCGCCTCTTGATTTAACAGATCTAGACACAAAGTCACTTTTGGCTATGGTCACAATAGAGAAAATCCAGAGATTCAATGACCAGAAGAAGGCAGCTATGGCTCAAATGGAAGCAACTGCTGCAGAAAA GTACAAAAAAGAAGCTGAAGATAGAGGCCAGCTTAAAATACAAGTTGCCAATGAGGAG CTAAAGATACAGGAGCTGATCAGGCAATTAACAGATCTGAAATCTGAGCTCTTCCAGCAAGAG ACAAACACAGGTAACGAACCGATGGAGGATTCAGAGAAGCTACAAGCTACAAAGGGTAACCGAAGACATCAGCAAGACCAAAAAAAGGATGTTAAATTGGGTGAGACTCACGAAATTGAATGTAAATCAAGGCAGAAACACACCAACAAAGAGATGAGTGTGAAACATGGTCGGGCAGTAACAgaaatgtcaaaacaaaaatctggaGCACTGATGGGAGAGTCACCAAAGCAGGAGAAGGTAACCAGAGGGAGAAGGCAAAAAATCGAGCCGCTGGAAACCCAACAGGCTATGCCTGAGCTAAGGCGATCTAAAAGGAttgcaaacagaaattaa
- the LOC124861783 gene encoding uncharacterized protein LOC124861783 isoform X2: MTSVKRHLNFGSADESVLPNSNAEADKDALVLGSRSCTIENPYSMLKGMKGYCPTPDDLNFLKKKTVDELVKKLQGELAETQALLKKEVNALELALASREMMLASFNKFPSCDKLSNWAQLVIGKASPLDLTDLDTKSLLAMVTIEKIQRFNDQKKAAMAQMEATAAEKYKKEAEDRGQLKIQVANEELKIQELIRQLTDLKSELFQQETNTGNEPMEDSEKLQATKGNRRHQQDQKKDVKLGETHEIECKSRQKHTNKEMSVKHGRAVTEMSKQKSGALMGESPKQEKVTRGRRQKIEPLETQQAMPELRRSKRIANRN; encoded by the exons ATGACAAGTGTAAAGCGACACTTGAATTTTGGCAGTGCAGATGAATCTGTGTTGCCAAACAGCAATGCAGAG GCAGATAAAGATGCTTTGGTGCTTGGTTCCAGAAGTTGTACAATTG AGAACCCTTACTCTATGCTGAAGGGCATGAAGGGGTATTGTCCCACTCCTGATGACTTAAATTTCCTCAAGAAGAAGACAGTAGATGAACTCGTGAAAAAGCTTCAG GGTGAACTGGCAGAGACTCAGGCCCTGCTGAAAAAAGAAGTGAATGCCTTGGAGCTTGCACTCGCATCCAGGGAGATGATGCTGGCCAGTTTCAACAAG TTCCCCTCGTGTGACAAGTTATCCAACTGGGCGCAACTTGTCATTGGAAAGGCCTCGCCTCTTGATTTAACAGATCTAGACACAAAGTCACTTTTGGCTATGGTCACAATAGAGAAAATCCAGAGATTCAATGACCAGAAGAAGGCAGCTATGGCTCAAATGGAAGCAACTGCTGCAGAAAA GTACAAAAAAGAAGCTGAAGATAGAGGCCAGCTTAAAATACAAGTTGCCAATGAGGAG CTAAAGATACAGGAGCTGATCAGGCAATTAACAGATCTGAAATCTGAGCTCTTCCAGCAAGAG ACAAACACAGGTAACGAACCGATGGAGGATTCAGAGAAGCTACAAGCTACAAAGGGTAACCGAAGACATCAGCAAGACCAAAAAAAGGATGTTAAATTGGGTGAGACTCACGAAATTGAATGTAAATCAAGGCAGAAACACACCAACAAAGAGATGAGTGTGAAACATGGTCGGGCAGTAACAgaaatgtcaaaacaaaaatctggaGCACTGATGGGAGAGTCACCAAAGCAGGAGAAGGTAACCAGAGGGAGAAGGCAAAAAATCGAGCCGCTGGAAACCCAACAGGCTATGCCTGAGCTAAGGCGATCTAAAAGGAttgcaaacagaaattaa